From the genome of Desulfobaculum xiamenense, one region includes:
- a CDS encoding MarR family winged helix-turn-helix transcriptional regulator translates to MNLQKALAIVEAIRHETGVDTMPSQQIAAFLYVAASGGCSMAALAEFLGMAQSTASRTVTTLGPRHATNRGRPGYDLIVAEEDPRERRRKNLRLTPRGKALALRLSAIIDDGDSDGEFALDRLTSLM, encoded by the coding sequence GTGAATTTGCAGAAGGCGCTGGCCATTGTCGAGGCCATTCGCCACGAGACGGGCGTGGATACCATGCCCTCGCAGCAGATTGCGGCCTTTTTGTATGTGGCGGCGTCCGGCGGATGCTCCATGGCGGCGTTGGCGGAATTCCTCGGCATGGCGCAGTCCACGGCGTCGCGCACGGTGACGACGCTTGGCCCTCGGCACGCCACCAACCGTGGACGCCCCGGCTACGACCTCATCGTGGCCGAGGAGGACCCGCGCGAACGCAGACGCAAGAACCTGCGCCTCACCCCGCGCGGCAAAGCTCTCGCCCTGCGCCTTTCGGCGATCATCGACGACGGCGATTCGGACGGTGAGTTCGCGCTTGACCGTCTGACATCGTTGATGTAA
- a CDS encoding diguanylate cyclase, with amino-acid sequence MTNDNPTSNELQTLNVQGATSRNIILTGLVCLSVLGLTLALLYQISASNRHGFIDRANNDVTLISRLIANQTSKTLFGLRQLLQGLNDATETLLPKDKSYPSSIQQLLFRLKEANPYILDLLILDRTGKIIFWTGEGTPPAVRDRDYAAAHLSKGHQGFFVGSPHLSRTRDATWFFGSSIAIRDNDGLINSIIVATVSIAYFEAAFANLTRPNELTLGLVDDSGTIVFRLPTIPKDANARIEQMRILARQGLPETPFTIASSLDDRTRIVAATRIADTPLIAYASFTEESILAPWRTELRMHIVIATVATLFILFVTAWLIRGQMLMERTRHELARLAAVDPLTGLRNRRMFMELARREFDKAKRYDTPLACVMIDVDRFKDINDTHGHEAGDRALKAIATELARHARRTDILARLGGEEFILLLPETGLHGAFVSAEQHRQRIEELSIPLAPEPLEITISLGVTELDEADSSLDALMSRADHALYAAKAKGRNRTECLPPCTDAQPNADVPAD; translated from the coding sequence GTGACGAACGACAACCCCACATCGAACGAGCTGCAAACGCTGAATGTGCAGGGGGCAACATCGCGAAACATCATACTAACGGGCCTCGTCTGCCTGAGCGTACTCGGGTTGACACTCGCCCTGCTCTACCAGATATCCGCTTCGAACCGCCATGGCTTTATTGATCGCGCCAACAACGACGTCACGCTCATATCGAGACTCATCGCGAACCAGACGAGCAAGACGCTCTTCGGCCTGCGCCAACTCCTGCAAGGCCTGAACGACGCGACGGAAACGCTGCTTCCCAAAGACAAGAGCTATCCGAGCAGCATCCAGCAGCTCCTCTTCCGTCTCAAGGAAGCGAACCCATACATCCTCGATCTGCTCATCCTCGACCGCACCGGCAAGATCATCTTCTGGACAGGGGAAGGCACCCCGCCAGCAGTCCGCGACCGGGACTACGCCGCGGCGCACCTCTCCAAGGGGCATCAGGGCTTCTTCGTCGGCTCGCCGCACCTGTCCAGAACACGCGACGCGACGTGGTTCTTCGGCTCCAGCATTGCCATCCGCGACAATGACGGACTCATCAACAGCATCATCGTGGCCACGGTTTCCATCGCCTATTTCGAGGCCGCGTTCGCGAATCTCACCCGCCCCAACGAGTTGACCCTAGGCCTCGTCGACGACAGCGGCACCATCGTGTTCCGCCTTCCCACCATTCCGAAGGATGCCAATGCCCGCATTGAGCAGATGCGCATCCTTGCCCGTCAGGGCTTGCCCGAGACCCCGTTTACCATCGCGTCCTCGCTTGATGATCGCACACGCATCGTCGCGGCCACGCGCATCGCGGACACGCCGCTCATCGCCTACGCCTCGTTCACCGAGGAAAGCATCCTCGCCCCGTGGCGCACGGAACTCCGCATGCATATCGTCATCGCCACGGTGGCGACGCTGTTCATCCTGTTCGTAACGGCCTGGCTGATCCGAGGGCAGATGCTCATGGAACGCACACGCCACGAGCTAGCGCGGCTCGCCGCCGTCGACCCGCTGACCGGGCTTCGCAATCGCCGTATGTTCATGGAACTGGCCCGCCGCGAATTCGACAAGGCCAAGCGCTACGATACGCCGCTTGCCTGCGTCATGATCGACGTGGACAGATTCAAGGACATCAACGATACCCACGGCCACGAGGCAGGAGACCGCGCGCTCAAGGCCATCGCAACGGAGCTGGCGCGCCATGCCCGCCGAACGGACATTCTCGCACGGCTGGGTGGCGAGGAATTCATTCTCCTGCTTCCGGAAACGGGGCTCCACGGCGCGTTCGTCTCTGCGGAGCAACACCGCCAGCGCATCGAGGAGCTTTCAATTCCACTCGCGCCGGAGCCACTGGAGATCACCATAAGCCTCGGCGTCACGGAACTCGACGAAGCGGACTCCTCGCTCGACGCGCTCATGAGCCGCGCGGACCACGCCCTCTACGCAGCGAAGGCCAAGGGCCGCAACAGAACGGAGTGCCTGCCGCCCTGCACCGACGCACAGCCCAATGCCGACGTTCCTGCGGATTAG
- a CDS encoding DUF554 domain-containing protein gives MIMPTGTIVNVAAVLAGGTAGLLLRSRMPDGIRTIVFQGLGLCTLAIGIGMSMKMQNPLVVIFSVVLGGIIGELAHLETQLERAAAFLKARVRSGNEMFIDGLITAFLLFCVGSMTILGAFDEGLRADPTLLFTKSMLDGFAAIALTATYGIGVLFSVIPLFIFQYSLTLFAGVLSTWLTEAVIAQLTATGGILILGIGLTLLDIKRIRLSNLLPALVIVVALSLLFPG, from the coding sequence ATGATCATGCCAACCGGGACCATCGTCAACGTCGCGGCCGTTCTGGCCGGAGGCACCGCCGGACTTCTCCTGCGTTCGAGAATGCCCGACGGCATCCGCACCATCGTCTTTCAAGGCCTCGGCCTGTGCACGCTGGCCATCGGCATCGGCATGTCCATGAAAATGCAAAATCCGCTGGTGGTCATCTTCAGCGTGGTCCTCGGCGGCATCATCGGCGAGCTTGCACATCTGGAAACCCAGCTGGAACGCGCCGCAGCCTTCCTCAAGGCCCGCGTGCGCTCCGGTAACGAAATGTTCATCGACGGCCTGATCACAGCCTTCCTGCTCTTCTGCGTCGGCTCCATGACCATCCTCGGAGCATTCGACGAGGGCCTGCGCGCGGACCCCACCCTGCTGTTCACAAAATCCATGCTCGACGGCTTCGCGGCCATCGCCCTGACCGCCACCTACGGCATCGGCGTTCTGTTCTCGGTCATCCCGCTGTTCATCTTCCAGTACAGTCTCACACTGTTCGCCGGCGTCCTCAGCACGTGGCTCACCGAGGCCGTCATTGCCCAGCTCACCGCCACCGGCGGCATACTCATTCTGGGCATCGGCCTCACCCTGCTCGATATCAAGCGCATCCGCCTCTCCAACCTACTCCCCGCACTGGTCATCGTCGTCGCCCTCTCCCTTCTGTTCCCGGGCTGA
- a CDS encoding AAA family ATPase, with protein MIVEFSVENFCSIKERQTLSMVAANLKKFEEHTFETPAMTQDKLLKVSAIYGPNASGKTTLIRALSLFQSLVCFSLRDQAEDVVGSYLPFSLDEEWAGKPTSFRLEFVSNEMRYEYSFSYCKERVVCEALYFYPSRKAKLFERSEDGTITFGNLRGDKKIVQKSTRSYNLFLSRGADAGNEQLLEVFDYIKNKIVIFANANIRFRSAMKSTIGLLRDDVDKRYETLVAGLLSAADVGVKNVSLETQDVEKFKFLEKLPDEVREMVIENEMYVPYGHHDVYRGDEVVGEKRFDLRFFESAGTYKIFELASPVLKALSDGLVLVVDELDNSIHTLISEYIVELFNKNAHNQKNAQLVFTTHDVALLTPENFRRDQVWFCNKDRKGATAMYSLVEFESSAIRNETRFDKWYLNGRFGAVPILQKEKFEKFIKHKEEVGCGEA; from the coding sequence ATGATAGTTGAATTCTCGGTTGAAAATTTTTGCTCCATCAAAGAGCGTCAAACATTGAGTATGGTTGCTGCAAATTTGAAAAAGTTTGAGGAGCATACGTTTGAGACTCCTGCGATGACACAAGATAAACTTTTAAAAGTTTCAGCTATTTATGGGCCAAATGCATCGGGAAAAACTACGTTAATCCGTGCCTTATCCTTGTTTCAGTCTCTTGTGTGTTTTTCGTTGCGCGATCAGGCAGAGGACGTGGTTGGGTCCTACCTCCCGTTTTCTTTGGATGAAGAGTGGGCTGGGAAGCCGACGTCCTTTCGTTTAGAGTTCGTTTCGAACGAAATGCGCTATGAATATTCTTTCTCATATTGCAAAGAGCGTGTGGTTTGTGAGGCTTTGTATTTTTATCCTTCTCGGAAAGCAAAGCTCTTTGAGCGGTCTGAAGATGGAACAATTACGTTTGGTAATTTAAGGGGAGATAAAAAAATAGTACAAAAGTCAACACGAAGTTACAATTTATTTTTATCTCGAGGCGCTGATGCTGGAAATGAACAGCTGTTAGAGGTGTTTGATTACATTAAGAACAAGATTGTTATCTTTGCGAATGCCAATATTCGGTTCCGCAGCGCAATGAAAAGTACAATAGGTTTGCTGAGGGATGATGTTGACAAACGGTATGAGACGCTAGTTGCCGGGCTACTGTCTGCTGCAGATGTAGGTGTGAAAAACGTCAGCCTAGAGACTCAAGATGTTGAGAAATTTAAGTTTTTAGAAAAACTGCCCGATGAAGTGCGTGAGATGGTAATCGAGAACGAGATGTATGTGCCGTACGGGCATCACGATGTTTACCGCGGAGATGAGGTGGTTGGTGAAAAAAGATTTGATTTGCGTTTCTTCGAATCTGCTGGGACATACAAAATTTTTGAACTTGCAAGTCCTGTCTTGAAAGCTTTGAGCGATGGCTTGGTTCTTGTTGTTGATGAATTGGATAATAGTATTCATACGTTGATTTCAGAGTATATTGTTGAGCTGTTTAATAAAAATGCGCATAATCAAAAAAACGCACAGCTTGTTTTTACGACACACGATGTCGCGCTGCTGACGCCGGAAAACTTTAGGCGCGATCAGGTGTGGTTTTGTAATAAGGACAGGAAGGGGGCGACCGCTATGTATTCATTGGTTGAATTTGAGTCTAGTGCGATTAGGAATGAGACTCGTTTTGATAAATGGTATCTGAATGGCCGTTTTGGTGCCGTGCCCATTTTGCAGAAAGAAAAGTTTGAAAAGTTTATCAAACATAAAGAAGAGGTAGGTTGTGGCGAGGCGTAA